A genome region from Pseudomonas sp. N3-W includes the following:
- the pabC gene encoding aminodeoxychorismate lyase, producing MDSWVDGQPADALSLKDRGLAYGDGLFETIAVRGGQPMLLDRHLARLAEGCSRLAIAADHSLIRSELLAYAGALGEGVLKLILTRGDSLRGYAPDPSACARRILQGNPPSVYPAALGEEGIRLFPCATRLSTQPLLAGLKHLNRLEQVIARSEWQDTEHAEGLMLDHAGRVIEGVFSNLFLVRDGVLMTADLKRCGVAGVMRAELLFQAESAAIPTQITDITLDQLQWADEVFVCNSVYGVWPVRAYAALSWPVGPLTRKLQTLARALLDA from the coding sequence ATGGACAGCTGGGTCGACGGTCAGCCGGCTGACGCTCTGTCGCTGAAAGATCGCGGCCTGGCTTACGGTGATGGTCTGTTCGAGACCATCGCGGTGCGTGGCGGGCAGCCAATGTTGCTGGACCGGCACCTGGCGCGACTGGCCGAGGGTTGTTCGCGTCTGGCAATCGCTGCCGATCACTCGCTGATTCGCAGCGAGCTGCTGGCCTATGCCGGTGCATTGGGTGAGGGCGTTCTCAAGCTGATCCTCACGCGCGGCGACAGCTTGCGCGGCTACGCACCTGATCCGTCGGCTTGCGCCCGACGCATTCTGCAAGGCAATCCTCCGTCTGTTTATCCTGCCGCACTTGGCGAGGAGGGCATCCGCCTGTTCCCCTGCGCGACACGGCTTTCCACGCAGCCGCTGCTGGCCGGCCTCAAGCACCTCAATCGCCTGGAGCAGGTGATCGCCCGTTCCGAATGGCAAGACACCGAACACGCCGAAGGCTTGATGCTCGATCACGCTGGTCGGGTAATCGAGGGCGTGTTCAGCAATTTGTTTCTGGTGCGCGACGGTGTGTTGATGACCGCCGATCTGAAACGTTGCGGCGTTGCCGGCGTGATGCGCGCTGAATTATTGTTTCAAGCCGAGTCGGCGGCAATCCCGACGCAAATCACCGACATCACCCTCGATCAGCTGCAATGGGCCGATGAAGTCTTTGTCTGCAACAGCGTGTACGGTGTCTGGCCGGTACGCGCCTATGCAGCGCTGAGCTGGCCGGTTGGGCCGCTCACCCGTAAACTCCAAACCCTTGCCCGCGCACTACTGGATGCCTGA
- the fabF gene encoding beta-ketoacyl-ACP synthase II: MSRRRVVVTGMGMLSPLGTDVPSSWQGILAGRSGIGLIDHTDLSAYSTRFGGSVKGFNVEEYLSVKEARKLDLFIQYGLAAGFQAIRNSGLEVTDANRERIGVAMGSGIGGLTNIEETSRTLHDSGPRRISPFFVPGSIINMISGFLSIHLGAQGPNYAIATACTTGTHCIGMAARNIMYDEADVMIAGGAEMAACGLGMGGFGASRALSTRNDEPTRASRPWDKGRDGFVLSDGAGALVLEELEHAKARGATIYAELIGFGTSGDAYHMTSPPADGAGAARCITNALRDAKVNGDQVQYINAHGTSTSAGDLAEACAIKSVFGDHAYKLAVSSTKSMTGHLLGAAGAVEAIFSVLAINSQVAPPTINLDEPDEGCDLDFVPHTARNMDIDVVLSNSFGFGGTNGSLVFRRFAG; this comes from the coding sequence GTGTCGCGTAGACGCGTCGTAGTCACCGGTATGGGTATGTTGTCGCCACTGGGCACGGATGTGCCGAGCAGTTGGCAGGGCATTCTGGCTGGCCGCAGTGGCATTGGTCTGATCGATCACACCGACCTTTCTGCCTATTCCACCCGCTTTGGCGGCTCGGTAAAGGGCTTCAATGTCGAGGAATACCTGTCGGTCAAGGAAGCGCGCAAGCTCGACCTGTTCATTCAGTACGGTCTGGCCGCAGGGTTTCAGGCAATACGCAATAGTGGTCTGGAAGTCACTGACGCCAACCGTGAACGCATCGGCGTGGCCATGGGTTCGGGTATCGGCGGCCTGACCAATATCGAAGAAACCAGCCGCACCCTGCATGATTCCGGCCCCCGTCGAATTTCACCGTTCTTCGTGCCTGGCTCGATCATCAATATGATTTCCGGTTTCCTGTCCATCCATCTGGGTGCACAGGGGCCTAACTACGCCATCGCCACCGCGTGTACCACTGGTACGCACTGCATCGGCATGGCGGCCCGCAACATCATGTACGACGAAGCCGACGTGATGATTGCCGGTGGCGCCGAGATGGCCGCCTGCGGTCTGGGCATGGGCGGCTTTGGTGCCTCCCGTGCACTGTCGACCCGCAACGACGAGCCGACCCGCGCCAGCCGTCCATGGGACAAGGGCCGTGATGGCTTCGTGTTGTCCGATGGCGCCGGTGCGCTGGTGCTCGAAGAGCTGGAGCACGCCAAGGCCCGTGGCGCGACCATCTACGCCGAGCTGATCGGCTTTGGCACCAGTGGCGACGCCTACCACATGACTTCGCCTCCCGCCGACGGCGCCGGTGCTGCACGTTGCATCACCAATGCCCTGCGCGATGCGAAGGTCAATGGCGATCAAGTCCAGTACATCAACGCCCACGGCACCTCGACGTCGGCCGGCGACCTGGCGGAAGCCTGCGCGATCAAGTCGGTATTCGGCGATCACGCCTACAAGCTGGCAGTCAGTTCGACCAAGTCGATGACCGGTCACCTGTTGGGTGCTGCTGGCGCGGTCGAGGCGATCTTCAGCGTGCTGGCCATCAACAGCCAGGTAGCCCCGCCGACCATCAACCTCGATGAGCCGGATGAAGGCTGTGACCTTGATTTTGTGCCACACACGGCGCGCAACATGGACATCGACGTGGTGTTGTCCAACTCCTTCGGTTTTGGCGGTACCAACGGCTCGCTGGTGTTCCGCCGGTTCGCCGGCTGA
- the acpP gene encoding acyl carrier protein — MSTIEERVKKIVAEQLGVKEEEVVNSASFVEDLGADSLDTVELVMALEEEFETEIPDEEAEKITTVQAAIDYVTNHQA; from the coding sequence ATGAGCACCATCGAAGAGCGCGTCAAGAAAATCGTTGCCGAGCAACTGGGCGTTAAAGAAGAAGAAGTGGTTAACTCTGCTTCCTTCGTTGAAGACCTGGGTGCCGACTCCCTTGACACCGTTGAGCTGGTGATGGCTCTGGAAGAGGAATTCGAGACCGAAATCCCTGACGAAGAAGCTGAGAAGATCACTACTGTACAAGCTGCAATCGATTACGTTACTAACCACCAGGCTTAA
- the fabG gene encoding 3-oxoacyl-ACP reductase FabG, with amino-acid sequence MSLQGKVALVTGASRGIGQAIALELGRQGAIVVGTATSAAGAERIAATLKEHGVQGTGLELNVTSDESVAAVLASIQEQFGAPAILVNNAGITRDNLMMRMKDDEWHDVIDTNLNSLFRLSKGVLRGMTKARWGRIISIGSVVGAMGNAGQVNYAAAKAGLEGFSRALAREVGSRSITVNSVAPGFIDTDMTRELPEAQREALQTQIPLGRLGQAQEIASVVAFLASDGAAYVTGATIPVNGGMYM; translated from the coding sequence ATGAGTCTGCAAGGTAAAGTTGCACTGGTCACCGGCGCCAGCCGTGGTATCGGCCAGGCCATCGCCCTGGAACTGGGTCGTCAGGGTGCCATCGTTGTGGGCACCGCGACCTCCGCAGCGGGTGCCGAGCGCATCGCCGCGACCCTGAAAGAGCATGGTGTTCAAGGCACAGGCCTGGAGCTCAATGTCACCAGCGACGAGTCCGTGGCGGCCGTGTTGGCGAGCATTCAGGAGCAGTTCGGCGCGCCGGCGATCCTGGTCAATAATGCCGGCATCACCCGCGATAACCTGATGATGCGCATGAAAGACGACGAGTGGCATGACGTCATCGATACCAACCTGAACAGTCTGTTTCGCCTGTCCAAGGGCGTATTGCGCGGCATGACCAAGGCTCGTTGGGGGCGAATTATCAGTATTGGCTCGGTTGTGGGTGCCATGGGCAACGCAGGCCAAGTAAACTACGCCGCCGCCAAGGCCGGTCTGGAAGGTTTCAGCCGTGCACTGGCGCGTGAAGTCGGTTCGCGTTCGATTACGGTCAACTCGGTAGCCCCAGGGTTCATCGACACCGATATGACCCGCGAATTGCCCGAGGCGCAGCGCGAAGCCTTGCAGACGCAAATTCCGCTGGGCCGCCTGGGGCAGGCCCAAGAGATCGCTTCGGTGGTCGCTTTTCTTGCATCCGATGGTGCGGCATACGTGACCGGGGCTACAATCCCGGTTAACGGCGGGATGTACATGTAA
- the fabD gene encoding ACP S-malonyltransferase, protein MSASLAFVFPGQGSQSLGMLAELGAQHPVVLETFKEASDALGYDLWALTQQGPEEQLNQTDKTQPAILTASIALWRLWLAEGGARPAYVAGHSLGEYSALVAAGSLTLGDAVKLVERRGQLMQEAVPAGQGGMAAILGLDDADVLAACAEAAQGEVVSAVNFNSPGQVVIAGAKAAVERAIEGCKARGAKRAMPLPVSVPSHCELMRPAAERFAESIAAIDWQAPQIPVVQNVSADVPADLQTLKRDLLEQLYKPVRWVESVQALAAKGATQLVECGPGKVLAGLNKRCAEGVATSNLNTPDAFAAARAALA, encoded by the coding sequence ATGTCTGCTTCCCTCGCATTTGTCTTTCCAGGACAGGGTTCGCAGTCCCTCGGCATGCTGGCCGAGTTGGGCGCGCAACACCCGGTGGTCCTCGAAACGTTCAAAGAAGCTTCCGATGCCCTGGGTTACGACCTGTGGGCACTGACCCAGCAGGGGCCGGAAGAACAACTCAATCAAACCGACAAAACCCAGCCGGCCATTCTGACCGCTTCGATCGCCCTGTGGCGTCTGTGGCTGGCTGAAGGCGGCGCACGTCCGGCTTATGTCGCCGGGCACAGCCTGGGTGAATACAGCGCGCTGGTCGCGGCCGGCAGCCTGACTCTGGGCGACGCGGTGAAGCTGGTAGAGCGTCGCGGCCAACTGATGCAGGAAGCCGTTCCGGCCGGGCAGGGTGGCATGGCCGCTATTCTGGGTCTGGACGATGCTGACGTTCTGGCGGCCTGCGCTGAAGCAGCGCAAGGCGAAGTGGTCAGTGCGGTCAACTTCAACTCCCCGGGCCAGGTCGTTATTGCCGGTGCCAAGGCTGCGGTCGAGCGTGCCATTGAAGGCTGCAAGGCGCGTGGTGCCAAGCGCGCCATGCCGTTGCCGGTCAGCGTGCCGTCTCACTGCGAATTGATGCGTCCGGCGGCCGAGCGTTTCGCCGAGTCCATCGCGGCCATCGACTGGCAGGCACCGCAGATTCCTGTGGTGCAGAACGTCAGCGCCGATGTGCCTGCGGATCTGCAAACCCTCAAGCGCGATCTGCTTGAGCAGCTTTACAAGCCGGTTCGCTGGGTCGAATCGGTCCAGGCACTGGCGGCCAAGGGCGCGACCCAACTGGTCGAGTGTGGTCCTGGCAAGGTGCTTGCCGGCCTGAACAAGCGTTGCGCCGAAGGCGTGGCGACATCCAACCTCAATACCCCAGATGCTTTCGCTGCCGCCCGCGCAGCGTTGGCCTGA
- the plsX gene encoding phosphate acyltransferase PlsX — protein MSAQVIAIDAMGGDFGPRSIVQASLACLSATPSLHLTLVGQPTLLEELLSSHSAVDRARLSITPASEVITMDEKPAQALRGKPDSSMRVALELLRDGKVQACVSAGNTGALMALSRFVLKTLPGIDRPAMVAAIPTQKGYCQLLDLGANVDCSAEHLLQFAVMGSVAAETLGIVRPRVALLNIGTEDIKGNQQVKLAATLLQAARGINYIGFVEGDGLYRGEADVVVCDGFVGNILLKSSEGLATMIAGRIEALFRKNLASRMVGALALPLMKRLQADLAPARHNGASFLGLQGIVVKSHGSAGVQGFQSAIERALIEIQENLPQRLHGRLEDLLL, from the coding sequence TTGTCTGCTCAAGTCATCGCGATTGACGCAATGGGCGGGGACTTCGGTCCCCGCAGCATTGTTCAGGCCAGTCTTGCTTGCCTGTCTGCTACGCCCTCGCTGCACCTGACCCTTGTCGGTCAACCAACCCTTTTGGAAGAACTGCTCTCCAGTCATTCGGCTGTGGATCGCGCGCGCCTGTCGATAACGCCTGCGAGCGAAGTCATTACCATGGACGAGAAGCCTGCCCAGGCGTTGCGCGGCAAGCCGGATTCGTCGATGCGTGTGGCGCTGGAGTTGCTGCGTGATGGCAAGGTCCAGGCCTGCGTCAGTGCCGGTAATACCGGTGCGCTGATGGCCTTGTCGCGGTTTGTGCTCAAAACCTTGCCAGGCATCGACCGGCCAGCGATGGTCGCGGCGATTCCAACCCAGAAGGGTTATTGCCAGTTGCTCGATCTGGGCGCCAACGTCGATTGCAGTGCCGAGCACCTGTTGCAATTTGCAGTGATGGGTTCGGTTGCCGCAGAAACGCTGGGCATCGTGCGGCCTCGCGTCGCGCTGCTGAACATCGGCACCGAAGACATCAAGGGCAATCAGCAGGTCAAGCTGGCGGCAACCTTGTTGCAGGCCGCTCGCGGTATCAACTACATCGGTTTTGTCGAGGGCGATGGTTTGTACCGTGGCGAGGCCGATGTGGTGGTGTGTGATGGTTTTGTCGGCAATATCCTGCTCAAGTCCAGCGAAGGCCTGGCGACCATGATTGCCGGGCGTATCGAGGCGCTGTTCCGCAAAAACCTCGCCTCACGCATGGTGGGTGCGTTGGCGTTGCCGTTGATGAAGCGCTTGCAGGCCGATCTGGCGCCTGCGCGGCATAACGGTGCCAGCTTCCTCGGTTTGCAGGGCATCGTGGTGAAAAGTCACGGTTCGGCCGGGGTCCAGGGCTTTCAGAGCGCCATTGAGCGTGCGCTGATCGAGATCCAGGAGAATCTGCCGCAGCGTCTTCACGGTCGTCTGGAGGATTTGTTGCTTTAG
- the rpmF gene encoding 50S ribosomal protein L32: protein MAVQQNKKSRSARDMRRSHDALTASTLSVEKTTGEIHLRHHVSPEGVYRGRKVIDKGADE from the coding sequence ATGGCTGTTCAGCAGAACAAAAAATCCCGCTCTGCCCGTGACATGCGTCGTTCGCACGACGCCCTGACGGCAAGCACTCTGTCTGTAGAAAAAACCACTGGTGAAATTCACCTGCGTCACCACGTATCGCCAGAAGGCGTATACCGTGGCCGTAAAGTGATCGACAAGGGCGCTGACGAGTAA
- a CDS encoding YceD family protein → MLNDPIPPHVDPRKLADRGTTLQGEMLLADLERLCDPLSDTVGTVQAKFVFERDERKSVVIHSFIDTEVKMVCQRCLELVTLPIHSECSYAVVKEGANTQSLPKGYDVLELGEDPLDLQSLIEEELLLALPIVPAHHPEECQQPAGLDEPEPSEDEVTRSNPFSVLAQLKRDPNV, encoded by the coding sequence ATGTTGAATGACCCGATTCCACCTCACGTTGACCCGCGCAAATTGGCTGATCGTGGCACCACCCTTCAAGGTGAAATGCTGCTGGCCGATTTGGAGAGACTCTGCGACCCGCTTTCCGACACTGTCGGTACGGTGCAGGCTAAATTCGTTTTTGAACGAGATGAACGTAAATCTGTGGTCATCCACAGCTTTATCGACACCGAGGTCAAAATGGTTTGCCAGCGTTGTCTTGAGCTGGTCACCCTGCCGATCCACAGCGAATGCAGTTATGCTGTGGTGAAGGAGGGTGCGAATACCCAGTCGTTGCCGAAAGGTTATGACGTGCTGGAACTGGGCGAAGATCCTTTGGATCTGCAGTCACTGATCGAGGAGGAGCTTCTGCTCGCCTTGCCCATTGTGCCTGCTCATCATCCGGAAGAATGCCAGCAGCCGGCGGGTCTCGATGAGCCCGAACCGAGCGAGGACGAGGTAACGCGGTCCAACCCGTTCAGTGTATTGGCGCAGTTAAAGCGTGACCCAAACGTTTAG
- a CDS encoding nucleoside triphosphate pyrophosphatase, producing MLPLLLASSSVYRRELLARLQLPFVCSAPDIDESHRPGESAIELVKRLAKEKAQALADSHPAHLIIGSDQVAVLGERIIGKPHTFEKALEQLLAASGASVTFLTGLALLNSRTGDCQVDCIPFTVHMRTLDQARIERYLLAEQPYDCAGSFKAEGLGVSLFQSTEGPDATSLIGLPLIRLIDMLLAEGVQIP from the coding sequence ATGCTGCCTTTATTACTCGCTTCAAGCTCGGTCTATCGCCGGGAATTGCTGGCCCGCCTGCAGCTACCGTTCGTCTGCAGCGCTCCTGATATCGATGAAAGTCACCGCCCGGGCGAGTCCGCCATCGAACTGGTAAAACGCCTCGCCAAGGAAAAAGCCCAGGCCCTGGCCGACAGCCACCCCGCTCACCTGATCATCGGCTCGGACCAGGTCGCAGTACTTGGCGAACGCATCATCGGCAAGCCGCACACCTTCGAAAAAGCCCTCGAGCAGTTATTGGCCGCCAGCGGCGCCAGCGTGACATTCCTGACGGGCCTCGCCCTGCTCAACAGCCGGACCGGCGACTGCCAGGTTGATTGCATCCCCTTTACCGTGCACATGCGCACACTCGATCAGGCGCGCATCGAGCGCTATCTGCTCGCCGAGCAGCCCTACGACTGCGCTGGCAGCTTCAAGGCCGAAGGTTTGGGGGTGAGCCTGTTTCAGAGCACCGAAGGCCCTGACGCCACCAGCCTGATCGGCCTGCCGCTGATTCGCCTGATCGACATGCTGCTGGCCGAGGGCGTGCAGATACCCTGA
- the sppA gene encoding signal peptide peptidase SppA codes for MTDEWKAPAKASAESGDERSWRLLEKTLLASVQEQRRSRRWGIFFKLLTFVYLFGALLLFVPLGDMEKSASRSSTYTAVIDVTGVIADKEPASADNIVGALRAAFEDTKVKGIILRINSPGGSPVQSGYVYDEIKRLRALHPDTKLYAVISDLGASGAYYIASAADQIYADKASLVGSIGVTAAGYGFVGTMEKLGVERRTYTSGEHKSFLDPFQPQKPEETKFWQSVLDTTHQQFIDSVKKGRGDRLKDKEHPELFSGLVWSGEQALPLGLIDGLGNTSSVARDVIGEKEVVDFTVQESPFDRFSKKLGASVAEQLAMWMGFGGPSLR; via the coding sequence ATGACCGACGAATGGAAGGCGCCCGCCAAGGCGAGCGCAGAGAGCGGTGACGAAAGAAGCTGGAGGCTGCTGGAAAAGACCCTGCTGGCCAGCGTGCAGGAGCAGCGTCGTTCGCGTCGCTGGGGGATTTTCTTCAAATTGCTGACGTTCGTGTATCTGTTTGGCGCGTTGCTGCTGTTCGTGCCATTGGGGGACATGGAGAAGAGTGCGAGTCGCAGCTCCACCTACACCGCGGTCATCGACGTCACCGGTGTGATCGCTGACAAGGAGCCGGCCAGTGCTGACAATATTGTCGGTGCACTTCGTGCTGCGTTCGAAGATACCAAGGTCAAGGGCATCATCCTGCGCATCAACAGCCCGGGTGGCAGTCCGGTGCAGTCGGGCTATGTGTACGACGAAATCAAGCGTCTGCGCGCTCTGCATCCTGATACCAAGTTGTATGCGGTGATCTCGGACCTGGGTGCTTCCGGTGCCTACTACATCGCCAGTGCGGCGGATCAGATCTATGCCGACAAAGCGAGTCTGGTGGGCTCCATTGGCGTGACGGCGGCCGGTTACGGCTTTGTCGGCACGATGGAGAAGCTCGGCGTCGAACGCCGTACCTACACCTCGGGCGAACACAAGTCGTTCCTCGATCCGTTCCAGCCGCAAAAGCCTGAAGAAACCAAGTTCTGGCAAAGCGTGCTGGACACGACGCACCAGCAGTTCATCGACAGCGTGAAAAAGGGCCGTGGTGATCGTCTCAAGGATAAAGAGCATCCCGAGCTGTTCTCCGGGCTGGTCTGGTCGGGCGAGCAGGCTTTGCCGCTGGGCTTGATCGATGGCCTGGGCAATACCAGCTCGGTTGCGCGTGATGTGATTGGCGAAAAGGAAGTGGTGGACTTCACCGTTCAGGAATCGCCGTTTGACCGCTTCTCGAAAAAGCTGGGTGCCAGTGTTGCCGAGCAGTTGGCGATGTGGATGGGTTTTGGCGGTCCGTCCTTGCGCTAA
- a CDS encoding HAD-IA family hydrolase, with translation MHPSDYKLLIFDWDGTLADSIGRIVEAMHVASERSGFQLCDDFAVKGIIGLGLPEAIRTLYPHISDDELIAFRQHYADHYIAAEAVPSPLFEGVVESMEAFRADGYHLAVATGKARRGLDRVLKAHGWETYFDITRAADETASKPHPLMLEQILAHCGVRPEQALMVGDSSFDLQMARNAGMDSVAVSYGAQSIDALKLFEPRLAIDHFSQLHAWLTQRA, from the coding sequence GTGCACCCATCTGATTACAAACTGCTGATTTTCGATTGGGACGGTACGCTGGCCGATTCCATTGGTCGGATTGTCGAGGCGATGCATGTCGCCTCCGAGCGCTCCGGATTTCAGTTGTGTGACGATTTTGCCGTCAAAGGCATTATCGGCCTGGGGTTGCCGGAAGCGATTCGCACCCTGTACCCGCACATCAGTGATGACGAGCTGATCGCCTTCCGCCAGCACTACGCCGATCACTACATTGCCGCCGAAGCCGTCCCTTCGCCCTTGTTCGAGGGTGTTGTCGAGTCAATGGAGGCGTTTCGTGCCGACGGCTATCACCTGGCGGTCGCCACCGGCAAAGCGCGTCGCGGTCTGGACCGGGTGCTGAAAGCGCACGGCTGGGAAACATATTTCGACATCACTCGTGCCGCGGATGAAACCGCCAGCAAGCCTCACCCTCTGATGCTTGAGCAGATCCTTGCCCATTGCGGCGTTCGCCCGGAGCAGGCGCTGATGGTGGGCGATTCGTCCTTCGACTTGCAGATGGCGCGTAATGCCGGCATGGATTCGGTGGCTGTCAGCTACGGCGCGCAGTCGATTGATGCGCTTAAATTATTCGAGCCGCGATTGGCCATTGATCATTTTTCGCAATTGCACGCCTGGCTGACTCAGCGGGCTTAA
- the rluC gene encoding 23S rRNA pseudouridine(955/2504/2580) synthase RluC — translation MTTTAPTTPGVQLLEVSPEYAGQRIDNFLLARLKGVPKTLIYRILRKGEVRVNKGRIKPEYKLQAGDIVRVPPVRVPERDEPVPLAQGLLQRLEASIIFEDKALIVINKPCGIAVHGGSGLTYGVIEAFRQLRPDCKELELVHRLDRDTSGLLMIAKKRSMLRHLHMALRGDGIDKRYMALVRGNWAASIKQVRAPLGKSNLRSGERMVEVDEEEGKESVTVFKVLRRFGDFATLIEAKPITGRTHQIRVHTLHAGHCIAGDTKYGDDDFSKEIRDLGGKRLFLHAYMLTVPLPDGGELKLQAPVDEMWAKTVERLSAPI, via the coding sequence ATGACGACTACTGCCCCTACGACCCCAGGCGTACAACTGCTTGAGGTCTCGCCGGAATATGCCGGCCAACGAATTGACAACTTCCTTCTCGCTCGGCTCAAAGGCGTGCCCAAGACCTTGATTTACCGCATTTTGCGCAAGGGCGAAGTGCGGGTGAACAAAGGTCGGATCAAGCCCGAATACAAGCTGCAGGCGGGCGATATCGTGCGCGTGCCACCGGTTCGCGTGCCCGAGCGCGACGAGCCTGTGCCGTTGGCTCAAGGCTTGCTGCAGCGCCTTGAGGCTTCGATTATCTTCGAAGACAAGGCGCTGATCGTGATCAACAAGCCTTGCGGCATCGCGGTTCACGGTGGCAGCGGCTTGACTTACGGGGTGATCGAAGCCTTTCGTCAGTTGCGTCCCGATTGCAAGGAGCTTGAGCTGGTTCACCGTCTCGACCGTGACACCTCGGGCCTGCTGATGATTGCCAAGAAGCGCAGCATGCTGCGTCACTTGCACATGGCGTTGCGCGGCGATGGTATCGACAAGCGCTATATGGCGCTGGTCCGCGGTAACTGGGCGGCCTCGATCAAGCAGGTCCGTGCGCCTCTGGGCAAGAGCAATCTGCGCTCCGGCGAGCGCATGGTCGAGGTCGACGAAGAGGAGGGCAAGGAGTCGGTGACCGTGTTCAAGGTCCTGCGTCGTTTCGGCGACTTTGCCACCCTGATCGAAGCCAAGCCGATCACCGGGCGTACGCATCAGATCCGTGTACACACCTTGCACGCCGGGCACTGCATTGCCGGCGATACCAAGTACGGCGATGACGATTTCAGCAAGGAAATCCGCGATCTGGGCGGCAAGCGCCTGTTCCTTCACGCTTACATGCTGACCGTGCCGCTGCCCGACGGTGGCGAATTGAAGTTGCAGGCGCCTGTCGACGAGATGTGGGCCAAAACCGTGGAGCGCCTGAGTGCACCCATCTGA